In one Leptospira mayottensis 200901116 genomic region, the following are encoded:
- the hemB gene encoding porphobilinogen synthase yields the protein METKQRRIRLNAGLRDLASSESLNSKKLIQPLFIVEGLKEREKMDSLPGVYRDTEISALKQAESDLKAEVTHFILFLVPKSKSNSEIPKSFYERSISSLKKEFPNAFLWIDTCMCSLTTHGHCGLLRPDGSIDNPSSVRYLSEIALTYAQSGADGIAPSDMMDGRVKSHRSILDINGFSNIPILSYSTKFKSNFYGPFRAAADSAPGHGDRSSYQIDVRNREDSILSSIRDKEEGADFLMVKPGMTSIDLIGPIREKTGLPIGAYQVSGEYASIHYLAQNGFCDFNAALCETWQIFSRASAAYLITYGARKSKEILS from the coding sequence TTGGAAACCAAACAAAGAAGAATTCGCCTTAATGCAGGACTTAGAGATCTTGCGTCTTCGGAGAGCCTAAATTCAAAAAAACTAATACAGCCTCTTTTTATCGTAGAAGGTTTAAAAGAAAGAGAGAAGATGGATTCTCTTCCGGGCGTTTACAGAGACACCGAGATTTCCGCTTTGAAACAAGCAGAATCGGATCTTAAAGCGGAGGTAACTCATTTTATTCTTTTTCTCGTTCCAAAGTCCAAATCCAATTCTGAGATTCCGAAATCTTTTTACGAACGTTCCATCTCTTCCTTGAAAAAGGAATTTCCCAATGCTTTTTTATGGATCGATACTTGTATGTGTTCGCTCACGACTCACGGTCACTGCGGACTCTTGCGTCCGGACGGAAGTATTGATAACCCCTCTTCCGTAAGATATCTTTCTGAGATTGCCTTGACATATGCGCAGTCCGGTGCGGATGGAATTGCCCCGAGTGATATGATGGACGGAAGAGTCAAAAGTCACCGTTCCATTTTGGATATAAACGGTTTTTCGAATATTCCAATTTTAAGTTATTCTACTAAGTTTAAGAGTAATTTTTATGGACCGTTTCGCGCGGCGGCAGATTCTGCTCCGGGACACGGGGATCGTTCTTCCTACCAGATCGACGTTCGAAATCGGGAGGATTCGATTCTTTCCTCCATCCGCGATAAAGAAGAAGGCGCCGATTTTTTAATGGTCAAACCCGGGATGACTTCTATTGATCTTATCGGTCCGATTCGGGAAAAAACTGGACTTCCAATTGGTGCTTATCAGGTCAGCGGAGAATATGCGTCGATTCACTATCTTGCACAAAACGGTTTTTGTGATTTTAACGCGGCCTTGTGTGAGACCTGGCAGATTTTTTCTAGAGCGAGTGCCGCTTATTTGATAACTTATGGAGCAAGAAAAAGTAAGGAGATTTTATCTTGA